The proteins below come from a single Mercenaria mercenaria strain notata chromosome 3, MADL_Memer_1, whole genome shotgun sequence genomic window:
- the LOC128555961 gene encoding uncharacterized protein LOC128555961: MYSQIPLPRYSRDSKNCIDVFVVRQNPPQPTDAAITKPFCKFPNVANEKFITVVSTQFEIGTTLRFTCDTGFTASDSGDSVTCQDNHQWSAEPLCQDNSNASRSNAVSASMIAVYVCLSIFVAIVSAIVVIFMR; the protein is encoded by the exons ATGTACAGTCAAATAccattacctcgatattcaagggacagCAAAAACTGCATCGACGTATTTGTAGTTCGTCAGAATCCACCTCAACCGACAGACGCTGCAATAACAAAACCGTTTTGCAAGTTTCCAAACGTTGCAAATGAAAAATTCATAACTGTAGTGTCAACACAGTTTGAGATAGGAACAACGCTTCGCTTTACATGCGATACAGGATTTACAGCCTCAGACTCAGGTGATAGTGTCACTTGTCAAGATAATCATCAATGGAGTGCGGAGCCATTATGCCAAG ATAATTCTAACGCTTCCAGAAGCAATGCAGTGTCAGCATCAATGATAGCTGTTTACGTATGTTTGTCGATATTTGTGGCAATCGTATCTGCGATTGTTGTCATATTCATGAGGTAG